TCTTCCTCATCATAGGCGCCGGACTGGCGCTCGGGAAGGGGCTACAGGTGTCCGGCGCAGCCCAGTGGATGGCCGACATGATTGCGGGCGCGACAGGCGGCATGCCTATCCTGCTTGTGATGCTCGTGATCGCTCTGGTATCCATCGCGCTCTCGAACTTCATGAGCAACACCGCGACCGCCGCGATTCTCGCTCCCGTGCTAATAAGCGTGGCAGCTGCCATGGGCGTGGACCTCAAGTTTCTCGTGCTCGTGTGCGGCCTATCGGTATCGCTTTCGTTCATCACGCCCATAGGCACTCCCCCCTTCACGCTGATATTCTCAACAGGAATGGTAGCCAGGAGGGACCTGGCAAGAGGAGGGCTGATGGTCACGATTCCCGCGGCCGTAGTGGTCGTGCTGATGGTGTTCATCATGGTAGAGCTTGGGTTCGTATGATGTGAGGTGTGTCCATGAAGGTGTTGGTAGTAGGTGCGGGAAGGCTCGGATCGCAGGTGATAAAGCAGTTGAGGAAAAACCCGGAAATTCAGATTGTCGTGGCGGACGCCCACGAGAAGCCGAACGCGGTCGTCGATGGCGTCATACGCTCCGTAGATCTCCGCGTGCACATCACACCGCTCAACTTCATGGAGATCGTGGACCGAGTGAGGCCGGACCTCGTGATCCTGGCGAGGACCACCGAAGACTGGGAGCAGTCAGACGTGCCAATGGGGTCGGAGTACGTCGCAGGCATGGAGCGAGAACTCACCAGGACCAATGTTGCGGTCCTTCCTGTATGCGAGCAGGTGATGGGACTTCACTGACCCGAGCGACGTTCGCAGCATCTCTAAGTCAGTCTTGTCAAATACGATCTCAGGTTCTCGGATTTGGGAGAGCCGAAACGTGAGTGAGGAATGGACCGAGGTAGGCCCGGATTTCAGCCCATAATCTACAGGTGATTGAAGCTAGATTCATTGTTTACTGGTACAGAATGTGAAGAATTCATCCTCCATTTTCTTACCGATAGAAAATGCTGATGCCTTTCATGGTCGCTATGCGCTCTTTCGTCTCGCCTCTATTGCTAGCACGACCACAACCAAGAGGACCATCACCACGAATGGCATCACGCCGAATTCCGGTATCGGTTCTGAAGGCGTGGCCGTCAGAGGACAGGAGTCCTTGGCACCTGCCACTGAAGACAATCTCGGCAGAGAGCAGCTCGGCGACCAACCAACGATGCCGGGTTATCTGCATGATTCCGGGAAGAGGAGGCTCGCAGTCTACGAGTCCGGCGACTGGATGAAGATTGTGAAGAAGTAGGCACACACCTACTTTCTTCCAATCCCCTTTTCTCCCAAACCCCTACAATTCAAGTCTTCTCTGGAATCTATCCTGCTCTCCACGAT
This genomic interval from Candidatus Thermoplasmatota archaeon contains the following:
- a CDS encoding anion permease, which codes for FLIIGAGLALGKGLQVSGAAQWMADMIAGATGGMPILLVMLVIALVSIALSNFMSNTATAAILAPVLISVAAAMGVDLKFLVLVCGLSVSLSFITPIGTPPFTLIFSTGMVARRDLARGGLMVTIPAAVVVVLMVFIMVELGFV